Genomic segment of Phycisphaerales bacterium:
CACGGTCCGCCAGGTATGCGCGTGTGGCGATCGCGCGTGCCGAACACGACGGCGACGCGCCCGTGCGGCGTGGCGCCTGTGATGCGCGCTTTCATCGGACCGGGACAGGCGCCGACGGGCGGCAGGAGCCGCAGCCGGCGTTCGCACGCGAGTTCCCAGGTGTCGCCAAGGTGGCCGGAAGGCGAGCGTCCGCCGAAGAGTACAATCGCGCCGCGGCGGGTGTCATAGCACATGGCGTGGTCGTACCGCGCGCCCGGATTGCCCGCATCGACAACGTTTTTCCACGTGTGGCCGTCCCATTCCCACATGTCGGCCCTGATAGTCGGGTAGTCTGTCCCCACACCTCCGAAGACAACGACGACTCCTCGATCGCGATCGTACGCCATGGCATGATTCCGGCGCGGCGGCGGGCCGCCCTCGCTGACCTTTGTCCACGTCGTGCCATCCCACTCCCAGGTGTCGTTCTGAGGAGTTCCGCCGACGTTGCCGCCGAAGAGCACGGTGACGCCGCGGAGCGAGTCGTAGGCCATGGCGTGATTGTGGCGCCGGTCGGGGCCGGAGTTGGCTCGGCCCGACCAGTACTGCCCATTCCACTCCCAAGTGTCGCGGAGACTGATTTCGCCGTTGTAGCCACCAAACAGCACCACGAGTTCCCGCGCTTCGTCGTAGGCGAGCGCATGGCTGCTTCGCTCTGGCGGGCCGAGCGCATCAAGCTGCATCCAGTCGACGCCGTCCCACCCCCAAGTGTCATTCTGATAGGCGCCACGAGTTCCGCCGCCGAAGATCACGGATAAACCGCGCGCTCCGTCATACGCCATTGAGGATTTTTCGCGATTGGGCAGCAAGCCGGTTGCGACCAACTTCCATTGCTGGCCATCCCATTCCCAAGTTTCGTTTGGCGTGTACAAAGTTCCGCTGCTGCAAAGAACCGACACGCCGCGTGCGCGGTCAAAGGACATCGCGTGGTCTACCCGCAGCCCTGGACCCACCCCTGGCGCAATCTGCAACCACCGGCAATCCTGTGCGGGTGCACTCGTCGCCACGAGCGCGCTGAGCAGTCCCGCAACTGCCAGCACCGATGCGTTCCTCATTCGACTGCCTGTGCGAATAGTTGTCATGTTCCCCTCCGCAGTTGGGATGACTCATTCTACAGGATGGTGGCTGACGTCAGACGCCCTGCCCCCGGCTGTCTGAACATTTCGAGAATCTCACCTCGAAACTGGCTCCGCATAGACTTCCATATGCCGTACCTCTGGACCAGGCCGCGGCGCCGATGCATCTACGGCGGGCTTATCTGGCTGCTGTATCTCTTCTTACTCGCCGGGCTCTGGGGCCCGTCGCGCCAGTCCTGGCTCGCCTACAGCGAGATTCCCCTGCTGAGCAGCACGCCGATGATGCAAGGCAACATCGGCCGCAAGACGACCGTCTATGGCGTGTTCGGCTACCTCACCATCGACCGCGACTCGGTCGATTCGACCGGCGCGCTCGCGGCCGGCGCCGAGCCTCACGTGCAGTGGCAGTGGGACCCGGCCGCACTCGCGTGGTCCAGCGTGTCCACGATTGCCGGCGCGCTGCTGGCATATGCATTCATTCGTCTGCTCATCGCGCGCGGCCGGCTCAAAGGCCGCTGCGACGAGTGCGGCTACGACCTGACCGCGCTGCAGTCGCAGCGCTGTCCCGAGTGCGGGACGGAGATCCCCGTGCGGAGCCGCTGAATGAAAGAGCGCCCAAGAGCCTACTTCTGGTGCTACCTTGCGGCGATCGCGATGTTGCTGCTGGGCTTTGCTTCAATGGTCGGCATGGTGACGCGCACGGGCGAGATCATCCCGCCCAGCACGCTGGGCGGAGTTCTCATCCTCTTATCAGTCACCTTGCCGCTGTGTTTCATCCTGTTCGTCCTGCCGATCGTCGAGTCAGGTCACGGGAGCCTCACCGCGGGGCGATCGCCGCGCCGACTTCGAAACGGCATCACCGGCGCCGTCTGGCTGCCGCTGATCATTCTGGTGACCGTGGAAGGGCTGGTTCTCTCGGGCCGGCTCGCGCAGACCGGGCTCGTGCAAGATGAGCAGACCGAGCAGATGCTCCGCGCATGGTGGCTGCCGGCCGGCATACTGATGGCCGGCGCTTACGCCGTGATCTACACCATCGTGGTGAACCGCCGCATTGAGGAAGTGGCCCAGCGCGAGGGCCTGTGCCTTCACTGCGGCTACAAGCTCGCCGAGATCCCGAATTGTCAGCGCTGTCCCGAGTGCGGGACGGAGGTCTCGGTGTGAAGCACGTGCGCCTCAGCGACATGCCGCTGTGGATGTCGGTCAGCAGCGTTGCGGTCGTGGCGACTCTACTGCTCATCGTTTCGCTTCCGTTTCTCGAAGTTCTGGAGTTGGAAGAGTTGACGCAAGCGGTCCTCTGGGCGATCGCCATCAGCGTTGGCTTCATCCTCTTCTGGGCCTTTTTCGTGCTGCCGTTTCTCTGGTCGGCCACGCCCGCTTCGACCGACGGCGTGCCGATGTGGCGCAAGCGGCTCTACATCGCGGTGCTGCTATGGCTGCCCGCAACGCTCATCACGGTCCTCCCCGGCACGCAATTTGTCGGGCCGCTCATCGACTGGCTGCGCGGGGCGCGGCTCGACACGCGCTACTGGCCTGGCCTCTGGTGGCCGCCGAGCGTCATCATCTCCGTCGGCTACGCCTGGGTGAGCAGCCGAATCGTGCAGCACCGCCTGCGCATCGCCGCCATCGAAGCGCAGGTCTGCTTCGCCTGCGGCTACAGTCTCGCCGAGATCCCCAACTGCACGCGCTGCCCGGAGTGTGGGACGGAGGTACCTGAACTGAACCGTGAGTCTGGTGGCGCATCATGAACTGGCGTGAGTGGAAGAACACGTGGCCGTGGTGGCACAGGCTCACTCCTGTCATCCTGGTGGCGACGCCGCTGGTGTACTTTGCGCTGACGTACGCTGTTCTCATCCCCATGACCAACGTCGCTGCCGCGAATCCGACCGATGCCGCATTCGACAATGTCGGGCGAATGATGCGCTTTACCTTTGCTGTGGCGATCGTGATGATCGCGGTGCTGTTCGTATGGGTCTTGCTTGTGTGTGCCTGGCTCGACGCGGGCAACGCGCGGTTCAGTGAGTCGATTCCGCCGGCGACGAGGGCGAAGCAACTCAGATTCACCGCGTGGACGCCGTTTTGCTTCGCGCTGTTTCTTGGCATTGTGCCATTTGTTGAAACGCTGGGCAACTGGCTCCTCAACAAGATGTGGGAGCCGCCCTTCATGCTCTCGTGGTGGCTCGCCATTCCCATCGTCTTACTCGCGGCGCATGGCTGGTGGTTTGGCCGGCTGCTTCAACGAAGATTACGAACAACCGTCTCTCGCGCCCGTCTCTGTTACCACTGCGCCTACAGCCTCGCGGAGATCCCCAACTGCACGCGCTGCCCGGAGTGCGGGACGGAGGTCTCAGCGTGAAGCAGGTGCGCGTCAGTGAGATGCCGCTGGGATGTCGATCAGCAGTGTCGCCGCGGTTGTGACGGTGCTGCTCGCTCCAATGCTGCCGTTCATTGAAGTGACGAACAGCCGGGATTCCAGGCAATTCCGCATTCCGTCCGGGTCGGTGTGACC
This window contains:
- a CDS encoding zinc ribbon domain-containing protein produces the protein MKHVRLSDMPLWMSVSSVAVVATLLLIVSLPFLEVLELEELTQAVLWAIAISVGFILFWAFFVLPFLWSATPASTDGVPMWRKRLYIAVLLWLPATLITVLPGTQFVGPLIDWLRGARLDTRYWPGLWWPPSVIISVGYAWVSSRIVQHRLRIAAIEAQVCFACGYSLAEIPNCTRCPECGTEVPELNRESGGAS